The proteins below are encoded in one region of Methanobacterium sp.:
- the cdhA gene encoding CO dehydrogenase/acetyl-CoA synthase complex subunit alpha, with protein sequence MIVVAPKPKSKPKDFKDAFWKTKDIKVSIGEIDEAGGGMGTPEVEVEGPTPKPNITDLRSWDMKLMGRYEPFYAPFCDMCCLCTFGKCDLTNKKGACGIDAAAQQARMVLLASCIGSACHSGHSRHLVEHLIEEFGADHPIDMGMNIDIQAPIMMTVLGKKPKKLGDLKEAMDYLEEQMIHLLSSCHTGQEGKSIDFESKALHAGLMDNLGMEIGDIAQIAALNLPKGDEDAPLIEMGVGTIDTEKPVVLCIGHNVLPGAGILDYMDETGQEEDLEVCGICCAAIDISRYNPQAKVVGPISKQLKFVRSGVADVIVVDEQCVRTDILEEAQAKNAAVIATTDKICLGLPDLTNEDADRIVSKLVNKEIEGALILDPAKVGEVAVKTAKILSPERATLKMLPDLDEVQKMASECTECGWCVRVCPNGQPMMDAVVKASEGDFSKFEELYLNDVCYTCGRCEQECERDLPLMSMLAKVGEKLSKEEKFNIRAGRGPAQDVEIRRVGAPIVLGDIPGVIAFVGCSNYPNGGKEVAEMAKEFLERNYIVLATGCGAMNIGEYRDEEGKTLYEQYSGEFDARGLVNMGSCVSNSHVVGATIKIANIFAKKPLEGNFEEIADYILNRVGACGVAWGAYSQKAAAIATGVNRWGIPVVLGPHGSKYRRLYLGRADNEDSWKIKDLRTGEIMEGEPAPEHLLYAAETKEEALPVIAKLCIRPTDTPKGRQIKLNNYMDLYKRYFGELPPDIHLFVRTEKDIPIVYKKDVQNILEEVGWKPRKIAQEPSLMGMDGD encoded by the coding sequence GTGATTGTTGTGGCACCTAAACCAAAGTCTAAACCAAAAGATTTCAAAGATGCTTTTTGGAAAACCAAGGACATCAAAGTTTCCATTGGCGAAATTGATGAAGCAGGTGGGGGAATGGGAACTCCCGAAGTTGAAGTTGAGGGACCTACTCCTAAACCCAATATAACTGATCTGAGATCATGGGATATGAAGCTAATGGGCAGATACGAGCCATTTTATGCTCCATTCTGTGACATGTGCTGCCTGTGTACCTTCGGTAAGTGTGATTTAACCAATAAAAAAGGAGCCTGTGGGATTGATGCAGCAGCTCAGCAGGCCCGAATGGTTTTACTGGCCAGCTGTATTGGTTCAGCATGTCATTCTGGCCACTCAAGGCACTTAGTTGAGCATTTAATTGAAGAATTCGGTGCAGATCATCCCATAGATATGGGTATGAACATCGATATTCAGGCACCAATTATGATGACCGTGTTGGGTAAAAAACCCAAAAAACTGGGTGATTTGAAAGAAGCCATGGACTATCTGGAAGAACAGATGATACATCTTTTATCTTCCTGTCACACCGGCCAGGAAGGAAAATCAATAGATTTTGAATCAAAAGCCCTACATGCGGGCCTGATGGATAATTTAGGTATGGAAATTGGAGATATTGCTCAGATAGCAGCCCTTAACCTGCCCAAAGGCGATGAAGATGCACCACTGATCGAGATGGGCGTGGGCACTATCGATACAGAAAAACCAGTTGTATTATGTATTGGGCACAACGTGCTTCCTGGTGCGGGGATACTGGATTACATGGATGAAACAGGTCAGGAAGAAGATCTGGAAGTCTGTGGAATATGCTGTGCAGCCATTGACATCAGCCGGTACAATCCCCAAGCAAAGGTTGTTGGCCCCATATCCAAACAGCTTAAATTTGTACGCAGTGGAGTGGCCGATGTTATAGTGGTGGATGAACAGTGCGTACGTACCGATATCTTAGAAGAAGCACAGGCTAAAAACGCGGCAGTAATTGCCACCACCGACAAAATCTGTCTGGGACTACCAGACCTCACCAATGAAGATGCGGACAGAATCGTAAGCAAACTGGTGAACAAGGAAATAGAAGGAGCATTAATACTTGATCCAGCTAAAGTAGGTGAAGTGGCTGTAAAAACGGCCAAGATATTATCCCCTGAACGAGCAACACTTAAAATGTTACCGGATCTCGATGAAGTTCAGAAAATGGCCTCTGAATGTACAGAATGTGGTTGGTGTGTTAGGGTTTGCCCCAACGGTCAGCCAATGATGGACGCAGTTGTTAAAGCCAGTGAAGGTGACTTTTCCAAGTTCGAAGAACTTTATTTAAATGATGTGTGTTACACCTGCGGAAGATGTGAACAGGAATGTGAAAGAGACCTCCCCCTCATGTCCATGCTGGCTAAGGTAGGCGAAAAACTCTCTAAGGAAGAAAAATTCAACATCAGGGCTGGAAGGGGACCTGCACAGGACGTTGAAATCCGAAGAGTGGGTGCACCAATTGTACTGGGAGATATACCTGGTGTAATTGCCTTTGTGGGATGTTCCAATTATCCCAATGGTGGGAAAGAAGTGGCTGAAATGGCCAAGGAATTCCTGGAACGTAACTACATTGTGCTCGCCACTGGCTGCGGAGCCATGAACATCGGAGAATACCGGGATGAAGAAGGTAAAACATTATATGAGCAGTACAGTGGTGAATTCGATGCCCGTGGCCTGGTTAACATGGGTTCATGTGTATCCAACTCCCATGTAGTGGGAGCCACCATCAAAATAGCCAACATATTTGCCAAAAAACCATTGGAAGGCAACTTCGAAGAAATTGCTGATTACATCTTAAACCGTGTTGGTGCCTGTGGAGTAGCATGGGGTGCTTACAGTCAAAAAGCTGCGGCTATAGCCACTGGAGTCAACCGTTGGGGAATACCCGTTGTTCTAGGGCCTCATGGATCTAAATATCGTCGGTTATATCTGGGAAGGGCAGATAATGAGGACAGTTGGAAAATAAAGGATCTCAGGACTGGAGAAATCATGGAAGGAGAACCAGCACCAGAGCACCTGCTTTACGCTGCTGAAACCAAGGAAGAAGCTCTCCCTGTTATTGCTAAACTATGTATCAGGCCTACTGACACTCCTAAAGGTAGGCAGATCAAACTGAATAATTATATGGATCTTTATAAGCGTTACTTCGGTGAATTACCTCCAGATATTCATCTTTTTGTAAGAACTGAGAAAGATATTCCTATAGTTTATAAAAAAGATGTTCAGAATATCCTGGAAGAAGTAGGATGGAAACCTCGAAAAATAGCCCAGGAACCATCTTTAATGGGAATGGACGGTGATTAA
- a CDS encoding type II secretion system F family protein, translating into MVFGGIKKVFNRIGNLTVNSSQKVGGGVQKVGEGVQKPVKRIREVERPKISRSTTKKESKTNLSTFDSKSISKTKSASKTKSPRKVIKKMGMEKDEIEIFRDLIDQKYERKEKVEDEDKAKKAAVRKASLEELLKEEEKPGLDPKLILIIGVLSFAVVFTVIVVLGFGIEIGLVFGIIILLMTMFIVYMPKIKMGGRSTAASRELPFALRQMATELRAGIGLHDSMRSVAMSGYGPLSEEFARALEEIKYGETTEKALVDMSERINSEGLTRAIYQITRTLTSGGDLAKTLSVIADDTAYEMRMKLKDYAQKLNSFTMIYMFVAILGPVIFMIMIIAASTVMGSVVPPILLLIMYLFLFPAIVAFMAFMIKRLEPKV; encoded by the coding sequence ATGGTCTTTGGCGGCATTAAAAAGGTCTTCAACCGTATTGGTAACCTCACGGTAAACTCCAGCCAGAAAGTTGGTGGGGGAGTTCAGAAGGTGGGTGAGGGGGTGCAAAAGCCTGTTAAAAGGATTAGGGAAGTTGAAAGGCCTAAAATCTCCAGGTCCACTACTAAAAAAGAATCTAAAACTAATTTAAGTACGTTTGATTCTAAATCTATTTCTAAGACTAAATCTGCTTCTAAGACTAAATCTCCTCGTAAAGTTATTAAGAAAATGGGGATGGAAAAGGATGAGATTGAGATTTTCCGTGACCTCATTGACCAGAAATACGAGCGAAAGGAAAAAGTTGAAGATGAAGATAAAGCCAAAAAAGCAGCGGTACGCAAAGCTTCCCTGGAAGAACTCCTGAAAGAAGAGGAAAAACCAGGACTGGACCCCAAACTCATTTTAATTATTGGTGTTCTTTCTTTTGCAGTGGTCTTCACAGTTATTGTGGTACTCGGATTTGGTATTGAGATCGGACTGGTATTTGGTATCATCATCCTGCTGATGACCATGTTCATTGTGTACATGCCCAAAATCAAAATGGGAGGACGGTCTACAGCAGCTTCACGAGAACTACCATTTGCTCTCAGACAAATGGCCACAGAATTAAGGGCAGGTATTGGATTGCACGATAGTATGCGTTCTGTTGCCATGTCGGGTTACGGTCCATTATCTGAAGAATTTGCCAGAGCCCTGGAAGAAATAAAATATGGGGAAACCACTGAAAAGGCTCTGGTAGATATGAGTGAAAGAATTAACTCCGAAGGATTAACACGGGCAATATACCAGATCACCCGAACCCTGACCAGTGGAGGGGATCTGGCCAAAACACTGAGTGTAATCGCCGATGACACTGCATATGAAATGAGAATGAAACTCAAAGATTATGCTCAGAAACTCAACTCCTTCACCATGATCTACATGTTTGTAGCCATACTGGGTCCAGTTATCTTCATGATCATGATCATTGCCGCATCAACGGTTATGGGGTCAGTTGTACCACCTATACTCCTTTTAATCATGTATTTATTCCTGTTCCCAGCTATTGTGGCCTTTATGGCCTTTATGATAAAAAGGCTGGAACCAAAGGTCTAA
- a CDS encoding CpaF family protein, translated as MKDKRKEILKDLLGEFGSEEDRDEDSVEEEEYPLPREKKAPQVREEVPEEEEEKFTLDKIMKKPPKRAKKVRKASDGLKAEIIEEGLIPKYNVSVPHFSDKEELIFNEVREKLVEVAVSQGEEFNIDEDSFIGEVKQFLRTRGVRDVERLATQISQVMLGYGKLDPMIKDDDLEEIMVIGTGSKVFVYHRKIGMMVTNVVFDSDDDIRAIIDVIARQVNRRIDQQTPILDARLKDGSRVNATLPPVSADGPTLTIRKFRKDPLTVVDLINFKTMSSHLAGFLWLCTDGMGVKPCNAIIAGGTGSGKTTTLNTIAAFVPPRERIITIEDTLELQLPHSHVLRMETRPPNIEGKGELTMDTLVKNSLRQRPDRVIVGEVRGSEAITLFTALNTGHSGMGTLHSNTARETITRLINPPMNVPNIMIPALDFIIMQNRMYRAEGGSLRRITEVAEVVGMEEGNVQLNRVFEWNNVTDKVEYVGIASQTLREMAEMRGVGITELEEEIEKRRLVLEYLADNNIRSIEEVGRCVNSYYKDPDEMLDRIL; from the coding sequence ATGAAGGACAAGCGCAAGGAAATACTGAAGGATCTTCTGGGAGAGTTTGGTTCTGAAGAAGACCGGGATGAGGATTCAGTTGAAGAAGAGGAGTATCCTTTACCTCGTGAAAAGAAGGCACCTCAGGTTAGGGAAGAAGTTCCGGAAGAAGAAGAGGAGAAGTTTACCCTAGATAAAATAATGAAAAAACCGCCTAAACGTGCGAAAAAGGTTAGGAAAGCTTCTGACGGATTAAAGGCGGAGATAATAGAGGAAGGACTGATCCCCAAATACAATGTGAGTGTCCCTCATTTTTCAGATAAAGAAGAACTGATTTTCAACGAAGTCCGGGAGAAACTGGTGGAAGTAGCTGTCTCCCAGGGCGAAGAATTTAACATTGATGAAGATTCATTCATAGGTGAGGTTAAACAATTCCTCAGGACCCGGGGAGTTCGAGATGTGGAAAGACTGGCCACCCAGATCTCCCAGGTGATGTTGGGGTACGGAAAACTGGATCCCATGATCAAGGATGATGATCTTGAGGAGATCATGGTTATCGGTACCGGTAGCAAGGTATTCGTTTACCATCGTAAGATTGGGATGATGGTCACCAATGTGGTTTTTGATTCTGATGATGACATTCGGGCTATAATCGATGTTATAGCTCGTCAGGTGAACCGTCGTATTGACCAGCAGACTCCCATACTGGATGCCCGTCTTAAGGATGGTTCCAGGGTCAACGCTACTCTTCCACCTGTTTCTGCGGATGGTCCCACCCTTACCATCAGGAAGTTCAGAAAAGACCCCCTGACTGTGGTGGATTTAATTAACTTCAAAACCATGTCCTCCCACCTGGCAGGGTTCCTGTGGTTGTGTACCGATGGTATGGGTGTAAAACCCTGTAATGCCATCATTGCCGGAGGTACTGGTTCTGGTAAAACCACCACCCTGAATACCATTGCTGCATTTGTACCCCCAAGGGAACGTATTATAACCATTGAAGATACTCTGGAATTGCAGTTGCCTCACTCTCACGTGCTGCGTATGGAAACTCGCCCCCCTAACATTGAAGGTAAGGGTGAACTCACCATGGATACCCTGGTTAAGAACTCCCTTCGTCAGAGGCCGGACCGGGTAATTGTTGGTGAGGTTCGTGGGTCGGAGGCCATAACCCTCTTCACAGCATTAAACACAGGGCACTCTGGAATGGGAACCCTTCACTCCAATACTGCCCGAGAAACCATCACCCGTTTGATAAATCCCCCCATGAACGTGCCTAATATCATGATCCCTGCCCTGGACTTCATCATCATGCAGAACCGGATGTACCGTGCTGAAGGAGGATCCCTTCGGCGTATTACTGAAGTTGCTGAAGTAGTGGGAATGGAAGAGGGTAATGTACAGCTCAACCGTGTGTTTGAATGGAATAACGTCACCGATAAAGTGGAGTATGTGGGAATTGCCAGTCAGACCCTGCGGGAAATGGCAGAAATGAGGGGTGTGGGCATAACTGAACTTGAAGAGGAAATCGAAAAAAGAAGACTGGTACTTGAATATCTGGCTGATAACAACATCCGTTCCATTGAAGAAGTTGGTCGATGTGTGAACAGTTACTACAAAGATCCAGACGAAATGCTGGACAGAATACTTTAA
- a CDS encoding 50S ribosomal protein L11 methyltransferase: MDIKCRCNQECIKKPPAVLEEIGYIYSPCDNCPEWNFKKFKPFSEQIDPIQKVNANWGRCSCGRRHLDVVVAHILRIMQEEGVKDEKSTLRDACIPLITPAYPLKNAPYLSKDTLVILSPDLNEKCSKRIFGEVPEVKGVLKGDITDTVGIKDSALSFNKYELLAGCDMRCDLVQTPAGPLCIYKHQGEIHIEFPKPVSPKISTLTRVMSKYDDPKILDCTCGPGTLGIAALKYGASRVVFNDIWYPAAYTTALNLEVNGFPVELFPNKQGLVAHGKSWDVYCLDIKELGSVLGEKFNICVVDTFPGVDTASFTEAVMALCEEVVVI, translated from the coding sequence ATGGACATAAAGTGCAGATGCAACCAAGAATGTATAAAAAAACCGCCTGCGGTCTTAGAGGAAATTGGATATATTTATTCTCCCTGTGATAACTGTCCAGAATGGAATTTTAAGAAATTCAAACCATTCAGTGAACAAATTGATCCCATTCAAAAGGTGAATGCAAACTGGGGAAGATGCTCCTGTGGCCGCCGACACCTGGATGTGGTGGTGGCCCATATCCTGAGGATAATGCAGGAAGAGGGAGTGAAGGATGAAAAATCCACATTAAGGGATGCATGTATTCCCCTGATAACACCTGCATACCCACTTAAAAATGCACCTTACCTCTCCAAAGACACCTTAGTGATATTATCTCCGGACCTTAATGAAAAATGTTCAAAAAGAATATTTGGAGAAGTTCCTGAAGTTAAAGGTGTGCTTAAAGGAGATATTACAGACACCGTTGGAATTAAAGACAGTGCATTATCATTTAACAAATATGAGCTCCTGGCTGGCTGTGATATGCGCTGTGATCTGGTGCAAACCCCTGCCGGCCCTCTTTGTATCTACAAACATCAGGGTGAGATACATATTGAATTCCCTAAACCTGTATCTCCTAAAATTTCAACCTTAACCAGGGTTATGAGTAAATATGATGATCCCAAAATATTAGACTGTACTTGTGGTCCAGGAACACTGGGGATAGCTGCCCTTAAATACGGGGCCAGCAGAGTGGTTTTCAATGATATTTGGTATCCGGCTGCCTACACCACCGCCCTTAATCTAGAAGTTAATGGGTTTCCAGTAGAATTATTCCCTAATAAACAGGGACTGGTCGCCCATGGCAAATCATGGGATGTGTACTGCCTGGATATAAAAGAACTTGGATCGGTTTTAGGAGAAAAATTCAATATCTGTGTGGTGGATACCTTCCCAGGGGTAGATACAGCCAGCTTTACCGAGGCGGTAATGGCCCTCTGTGAGGAAGTTGTGGTTATTTGA
- a CDS encoding tripartite tricarboxylate transporter permease, with protein sequence MFDLISACIIGVFCGVITGLIPGIHVNTAGAFVFSASPFLLYSYSPEVLAVFLLSMSISHALLEFIPSMFLGVPEEGTVLSVMPGHHLLLQGRGKEAIRLVSLGGFGAMIITILLLPLFMVGLPFLYGLLKPYIWIILSVAVVYMLIRLSRDLNSLIWSSILFLFSGIMGWTALNSPLSASVSLLCLFSGLFGVSTLLHSLSQKSILPAQNKYHHFEVDMDIIRGIFAGGIAGSILGFLPGMGPAQGSLLAQELSGGSDNNGSEREGFLVAMSGVNASDALFSLIAIYLIGNPRSGIAVYVNQILQGLDFNHLLIMIFAAVTAVSISLVLCIKLGDWFSHSMQKINYKKLSWTVIIFMSFLVVLFGVMEHANLFFVMVTYITSIALGLLPHYLDINKSNLMGVLIVPAIVVYMGMG encoded by the coding sequence TTGTTTGACCTTATATCAGCATGCATAATTGGAGTCTTCTGTGGTGTCATCACCGGTTTAATTCCAGGAATCCATGTAAACACTGCAGGTGCATTTGTTTTCTCGGCATCACCCTTTCTCCTGTACTCCTATTCCCCTGAAGTCCTGGCTGTTTTTTTATTATCCATGTCCATTTCCCATGCACTGCTGGAGTTCATTCCTTCCATGTTTCTGGGGGTGCCTGAAGAGGGAACAGTCCTCTCAGTAATGCCTGGACATCATCTCCTCCTTCAGGGAAGGGGAAAAGAAGCCATACGCCTGGTTTCATTGGGTGGTTTTGGAGCTATGATCATAACCATCCTACTATTACCCCTCTTCATGGTGGGGTTACCCTTTTTATACGGATTGTTAAAGCCGTATATCTGGATTATTTTATCAGTGGCAGTGGTTTACATGTTGATACGTCTCAGCCGGGATTTGAATTCATTGATATGGTCTTCAATACTATTTCTTTTCTCAGGAATCATGGGATGGACCGCCCTGAATTCACCATTATCCGCAAGTGTTTCACTTTTATGCCTATTTTCGGGCCTTTTTGGGGTGAGCACCCTTCTTCACAGTCTTTCCCAGAAATCCATCTTACCTGCTCAAAACAAGTACCACCATTTTGAAGTTGATATGGATATTATTAGGGGGATATTCGCAGGGGGAATTGCCGGCAGTATTCTGGGATTTCTACCAGGGATGGGACCTGCCCAGGGAAGCCTTCTGGCCCAGGAATTGAGTGGTGGTTCAGATAATAATGGGAGTGAAAGGGAGGGATTTCTGGTGGCCATGAGTGGGGTTAATGCATCAGATGCACTTTTTTCCCTGATAGCCATTTACTTAATTGGCAACCCTCGCAGTGGAATTGCAGTTTATGTCAATCAGATATTACAGGGACTGGACTTCAACCATCTTTTAATCATGATCTTCGCGGCTGTAACTGCAGTTTCCATCTCACTGGTGCTCTGTATAAAACTAGGGGATTGGTTCAGTCATTCCATGCAAAAAATAAATTATAAAAAACTATCTTGGACGGTTATAATCTTTATGAGTTTCCTGGTGGTTCTATTTGGAGTGATGGAACATGCAAATCTCTTTTTTGTTATGGTAACCTACATAACCTCCATCGCTCTAGGATTACTCCCCCATTACTTGGATATTAACAAATCCAATCTTATGGGGGTGTTAATTGTTCCTGCAATCGTGGTGTACATGGGAATGGGTTAA
- a CDS encoding elongation factor 1-beta, with protein sequence MGEVVATIKLMPESPEVDLAQIKEKVSQSIPDGTELHKIEEEPIAFGLVALNVIVVVDDGEGGTEKAEEVFAQIDDVASVEVVDIRRLM encoded by the coding sequence ATGGGAGAAGTAGTTGCAACCATAAAATTAATGCCAGAAAGTCCGGAAGTGGATCTTGCTCAGATCAAGGAAAAAGTTTCTCAATCAATACCTGATGGAACTGAGCTACACAAAATTGAGGAAGAACCAATAGCTTTTGGCCTGGTGGCCCTCAATGTAATAGTGGTAGTTGATGATGGTGAAGGTGGGACTGAGAAGGCAGAGGAAGTTTTCGCCCAGATCGACGATGTGGCCAGTGTAGAAGTAGTGGACATACGCCGGTTAATGTAA
- a CDS encoding zinc finger domain-containing protein encodes MEKIECTSCKQEISPVETYVKFECPECEEILYRCQKCRTFGHLYQCKCGFKGP; translated from the coding sequence ATGGAAAAAATAGAATGTACATCATGCAAACAAGAAATATCACCTGTAGAAACTTATGTGAAATTTGAATGTCCTGAATGTGAAGAAATACTGTACCGCTGCCAGAAATGCCGAACATTCGGCCACCTATACCAGTGCAAGTGCGGATTTAAAGGCCCATAA
- a CDS encoding delta 1-pyrroline-5-carboxylate synthetase, which produces MEWVVKIGGSLFPEYSINLAQELVGEDVLIICGGGHLANQIREYHHELNFSPTTHHKTAIMCMDILGMLLADKVKGAEAVRSLEEVKKVRDEGKLPVLIPSMLLEYLDPLEHSWRVTSDSISLYISYLLEAKLLITTDVDGIYTHRPSLDGAQFIKEISAKKLLNFGETSLDESFAELLLKYKTSAYVVNGKHPERVMAILEGRSSINTFIGGD; this is translated from the coding sequence ATGGAATGGGTGGTTAAGATAGGTGGAAGTCTCTTCCCGGAATATTCAATCAATTTGGCCCAGGAACTGGTGGGTGAAGATGTTCTAATAATATGTGGTGGTGGCCACCTGGCCAACCAGATCAGGGAGTACCACCATGAATTGAATTTTTCCCCAACTACTCATCATAAAACTGCCATCATGTGCATGGATATATTGGGTATGCTCCTGGCAGATAAAGTTAAAGGGGCAGAGGCAGTTAGATCCCTGGAAGAGGTTAAAAAAGTCCGGGATGAAGGGAAATTACCTGTGCTAATCCCATCCATGCTCCTTGAATATCTGGATCCACTGGAACACTCCTGGAGGGTAACCTCTGATTCCATCTCATTATATATATCATATCTACTTGAGGCGAAACTATTAATAACCACAGATGTAGATGGTATATACACACATAGACCATCACTGGATGGCGCCCAATTCATCAAGGAAATTAGTGCAAAAAAACTTCTAAATTTTGGTGAAACATCACTAGATGAGAGCTTTGCTGAGCTTTTACTTAAATATAAAACCAGCGCTTATGTTGTTAATGGCAAACACCCCGAGAGGGTTATGGCCATATTAGAAGGGCGAAGCTCTATAAACACGTTTATCGGAGGAGATTGA
- the pth2 gene encoding aminoacyl-tRNA hydrolase, with the protein MKQVIVMRADLKMSKGKLAAQACHASLGAYKKADERVIREWELEGGKKVVVQVKSQEELFEVYELVKAAGIPSFLVRDAGHTEIPPSTVTGLGIGPEKDEKVDKITQDLKLLK; encoded by the coding sequence ATGAAACAAGTCATTGTAATGAGAGCAGATCTGAAAATGAGTAAGGGTAAATTAGCTGCCCAGGCGTGCCATGCCAGTTTAGGAGCATATAAAAAGGCTGATGAGCGGGTTATAAGAGAATGGGAATTGGAAGGTGGGAAGAAAGTAGTTGTTCAGGTTAAAAGCCAGGAAGAACTATTTGAAGTTTATGAACTGGTGAAGGCAGCAGGAATCCCTAGTTTTCTTGTTAGGGATGCAGGACACACTGAAATTCCTCCCTCCACCGTAACTGGTCTGGGAATAGGGCCGGAGAAGGATGAAAAGGTAGATAAAATAACTCAGGATCTCAAATTACTCAAATAA
- a CDS encoding PsbP-related protein: protein MVLAFVSGCTSNVYKTYDNNGISFNYPYGWSELSPDQLSLTVEGNSEVLAAVADPNNVQNDNYQILAFFQHISTTSTLADAISAIKAEIQAAGGQIISEKDRTINGVPANDLVYTISTQSGVAKKERFIALQDNNNLYYIVCSAPTADFDGQQSNFDLIIDSFEIQ, encoded by the coding sequence ATGGTGTTAGCTTTTGTATCGGGATGCACCAGTAATGTTTATAAAACATACGATAATAATGGAATCAGTTTTAACTATCCTTATGGCTGGAGTGAACTTTCACCCGATCAGTTGAGTTTAACTGTTGAGGGTAACTCTGAAGTTCTGGCTGCAGTAGCAGACCCCAACAACGTCCAGAACGATAATTACCAGATACTTGCTTTCTTCCAGCATATCTCAACCACCAGCACATTGGCCGATGCGATTTCAGCCATCAAAGCTGAAATTCAGGCGGCAGGGGGGCAGATAATATCAGAAAAAGACAGAACCATAAACGGAGTTCCTGCTAATGATCTGGTCTATACCATAAGCACCCAATCCGGTGTAGCTAAGAAGGAGCGTTTTATCGCTCTGCAGGATAACAACAACCTTTATTACATTGTTTGTAGTGCACCAACAGCAGATTTCGACGGGCAACAATCTAACTTTGATCTAATAATAGATAGTTTTGAAATTCAATAA
- a CDS encoding YcaO-related McrA-glycine thioamidation protein produces the protein MFKEVPVKYFGGTHRCRDPQETIEKVEGKLSVAGVTRIAEITHLDRIGIPVYSAIRPGAAEGAVSIYAGKGATKPQAKASAMMEAFERYSAEQQESDNEKVICGSFKEMEGCIDPSSLILPANALDADKTDIDWVIAVDAGNDQECLVPANAVYHPYQPTNGSFLFKSSTNGLASGNVIEEAVFHGITEVVERDAWSIFEALRQPKMEVDCENTDNPLINDIISKFKKAGVEVKLVDLTADVEITTMAAVSDDTVLRDPALLTLGVGTHLDPEVAALRALTEVAQSRATQIHGTREDTTRAVFMRKAGYERMKRINKHWFGESKGTINISDIKNMAKKSFKDDIETSLNLLNNCGFDDVLYTDLTRPEIKIPVVRVVIPGMEVYSVDPERVGKRLRQQ, from the coding sequence ATGTTTAAAGAAGTTCCAGTAAAATACTTCGGAGGCACCCACCGTTGCCGTGACCCTCAAGAAACCATAGAAAAGGTAGAGGGAAAGCTTTCTGTTGCCGGAGTTACCAGAATAGCTGAAATAACCCACCTGGATCGTATTGGGATACCTGTCTATTCTGCCATCCGTCCGGGTGCTGCAGAGGGTGCAGTGAGTATTTACGCTGGAAAGGGGGCTACCAAGCCACAGGCCAAGGCTTCGGCAATGATGGAAGCTTTTGAAAGGTATTCTGCTGAACAGCAGGAATCTGATAATGAAAAAGTTATCTGTGGTTCTTTTAAGGAAATGGAAGGATGTATAGATCCATCATCATTGATTTTACCTGCCAATGCCTTAGATGCAGATAAAACTGATATTGATTGGGTAATAGCGGTTGATGCGGGTAATGACCAGGAGTGTCTGGTACCCGCCAATGCAGTTTACCATCCCTACCAGCCAACCAATGGAAGTTTTCTTTTCAAATCCAGTACCAATGGCCTGGCATCAGGTAATGTTATAGAAGAGGCAGTTTTCCATGGAATAACTGAAGTTGTGGAAAGAGATGCATGGAGCATCTTCGAAGCCCTGCGCCAGCCAAAGATGGAAGTGGACTGTGAAAACACAGACAACCCCCTGATAAATGATATCATATCCAAATTCAAAAAAGCAGGTGTAGAAGTGAAACTGGTTGATTTGACTGCAGATGTGGAAATAACCACCATGGCTGCGGTATCTGATGACACCGTGCTCAGGGACCCTGCACTTTTAACGTTGGGTGTGGGAACTCATCTCGACCCGGAAGTTGCAGCTCTCCGGGCCTTAACCGAGGTGGCTCAAAGCAGAGCTACCCAGATCCATGGAACACGCGAAGACACCACCCGGGCAGTTTTCATGCGCAAGGCAGGATATGAGCGTATGAAACGGATTAACAAACACTGGTTCGGAGAATCCAAGGGCACCATAAATATTTCCGATATTAAAAACATGGCTAAAAAGTCCTTTAAAGATGATATTGAAACTTCCCTGAATCTTCTGAATAACTGTGGGTTTGATGATGTTTTATACACTGATCTCACCCGACCTGAAATCAAGATTCCAGTAGTGAGGGTTGTTATTCCCGGAATGGAAGTTTATTCAGTTGATCCAGAAAGAGTTGGGAAAAGACTTAGACAGCAATGA